In Gossypium arboreum isolate Shixiya-1 chromosome 6, ASM2569848v2, whole genome shotgun sequence, the following are encoded in one genomic region:
- the LOC108486246 gene encoding uncharacterized protein LOC108486246, with translation MSGDTSDSSSYFDGREPDELIRALVQKWSDTDGKMTLGLRFIDLERNKVFIKAMPPDAPSGSTDVSCGNHVYVIGGMRENDANFRGYDGVNDVFQLDLKDLERGWRKTTSMLFPRAFPLVLAAEGKIYVFEYWGSESFGEVYDISGDFWEPLSPPPEAIDICVPVLDSSRSRILVHCHASDILYAYYYDRKSWVCLDKNFVTGLTQRQSWTMCCILSLIIILVLWRRIICLIRNIFPSNGHRQFQ, from the coding sequence ATGAGCGGCGATACTAGTGATTCCTCCAGTTACTTTGATGGGCGAGAGCCAGATGAACTGATCAGGGCCCTCGTCCAGAAATGGTCGGATACCGATGGTAAAATGACGCTCGGTTTGCGCTTTATTGATCTGGAAAGGAATAAAGTCTTTATTAAGGCGATGCCACCTGATGCTCCTTCAGGTTCCACTGACGTTTCCTGTGGCAACCACGTTTACGTTATTGGGGGAATGCGCGAAAATGATGCTAATTTTCGTGGTTATGATGGAGTAAACGATGTTTTCCAATTAGATTTGAAGGACCTTGAACGTGGGTGGAGAAAAACTACTTCTATGTTGTTCCCTCGGGCTTTTCCCCTGGTTCTTGCTGCTGAAGGAAAGATATACGTCTTCGAATATTGGGGTTCTGAATCTTTTGGCGAGGTTTACGATATAAGTGGGGATTTTTGGGAACCATTGTCGCCCCCTCCGGAAGCTATCGATATATGTGTTCCTGTTCTAGATTCTTCCCGATCTCGGATTTTGGTGCACTGCCATGCCAGTGATATTCTTTACGCTTATTACTATGATCGTAAATCATGGGTTTGCCTCGACAAAAATTTTGTTACTGGTCTGACACAGCGACAATCGTGGACGATGTGCTGTATACTGTCCTTGATAATTATTCTTGTTCTTTGGAGGCGTATAATTTGCTTGATAAGAAACATTTTCCCGTCAAATGGTCATCGGCAGTTCCAGTGA